TTTTATGGATCGCAACGCTGGGAAAGCGGCATTGAAATTCCTGCTAAAGACCAGGACATTTATGCATTGAAAGATGTACCGCATGGCAATATGCAGCACATCATTTTTCCATCGAAAAGTACTAACACGCAAAGAGCTGCAGTGGTATATACTCCTCCAGGCTATGAAAAGGATAATTCAAAATACCCTGTACTATACCTGCAACATGGCTGGGGCGAAAATGAAACTTCATGGGCTGTACAAGGAAAAACAAACCTCATCATGGATAACATGATCGCATCAGGAAGAATAAAACCTTTCATTATTGTAATGACTTATGGTATGACGAATACCGGGATGCCAATAGGCCGCAGACCAACGCCACCACCTGCTCCGGCTGGTACAACAACAACTACTACTAATAATCCTGCGCCTCCCGCCGGAGGTGGAATGGGTGCACCAGGTAGGGTAGCTACAGGAATTACTGCTGGTGAAATAACAGGTGTAGGTGCATTTCAAACTGTATTACTCGATGAATTAATTCCGTATGTCGATGCACACTTCCGCACAAAAGCCAACAGAGATAACAGGGCTATGGCGGGTTTATCGATGGGTGGTTTTGAAACACATACTATCACATTGGCCAAGCCGGAAGTATTTGGTTATTGGGGATTGTTAAGTGGTGGCAATTATACACCTGCGCAACTGGAAGGTAAAATGAAACCAAAATATATTTTCATTTCATACGGAAGTAAAGAAACCCGTGGTGCTGAAGCATTACCTAAAGTAGAAGCAGATTTAAAAGCTGCTG
The DNA window shown above is from Lacibacter sp. H375 and carries:
- a CDS encoding alpha/beta hydrolase-fold protein yields the protein MKFRSVVLLAAILVAGSTGFAQTTIIEDFKPSPFNQPFQAYPQVNSQGYARFRIHAPNADSVRVSLGLGGQGGTKLVKADSGYFIGTTAGPMDEGFHYYRVNVDGATFNDPGTGFFYGSQRWESGIEIPAKDQDIYALKDVPHGNMQHIIFPSKSTNTQRAAVVYTPPGYEKDNSKYPVLYLQHGWGENETSWAVQGKTNLIMDNMIASGRIKPFIIVMTYGMTNTGMPIGRRPTPPPAPAGTTTTTTNNPAPPAGGGMGAPGRVATGITAGEITGVGAFQTVLLDELIPYVDAHFRTKANRDNRAMAGLSMGGFETHTITLAKPEVFGYWGLLSGGNYTPAQLEGKMKPKYIFISYGSKETRGAEALPKVEADLKAAGYKVATYVSPGTAHEFQSWRRSLYEMAPSLFK